One genomic region from Pseudomonadota bacterium encodes:
- the pstB gene encoding phosphate ABC transporter ATP-binding protein PstB has translation MESTILRIEDFSAYFGENQILKDINLSTSKNLVTTLMGPSGCGKTTLIRCVNRMHELIPGTKVSGKIYLQNKDIYEMEPIILRRQIGMVFQKPNPFPTMSIYDNVIAGYKLNGIKLGKDEFDKIVERSLKNAALWDEVKNSLYRKGTFLSGGQQQRLCIARALAMNPEILLLDEPTSALDPKSTTQIEELIVELKKTTTMLLVTHNIAQAARVSDYTAFLYLGELVEFGLTEKMFTVPKDKRTEEYLTGKFG, from the coding sequence ATGGAAAGTACAATTTTAAGAATTGAGGATTTCTCAGCCTATTTTGGCGAAAACCAGATATTGAAAGATATTAATCTTTCTACTTCAAAAAACCTTGTAACCACACTTATGGGTCCTTCAGGTTGTGGAAAAACTACACTTATCAGGTGTGTCAACAGGATGCACGAGCTTATTCCTGGTACAAAGGTTTCTGGTAAGATTTATCTTCAGAATAAGGACATTTATGAAATGGAGCCCATAATCTTAAGGAGACAGATAGGTATGGTCTTTCAGAAACCAAATCCTTTCCCCACGATGAGCATATATGACAATGTGATTGCAGGTTACAAACTGAACGGGATAAAGCTTGGAAAGGACGAATTCGACAAAATTGTTGAGCGATCATTGAAAAACGCAGCCTTATGGGATGAGGTAAAAAATTCACTCTATAGAAAAGGAACATTTCTTTCGGGCGGACAGCAGCAAAGGTTGTGTATTGCCCGTGCCCTTGCTATGAATCCGGAGATACTTTTACTCGACGAACCAACATCAGCCTTAGACCCAAAATCCACAACCCAGATAGAAGAATTGATCGTCGAATTGAAAAAAACCACCACTATGCTTCTTGTTACACACAACATTGCCCAGGCTGCAAGGGTTTCCGATTATACCGCTTTTTTATATTTAGGAGAATTGGTTGAATTTGGACTTACCGAAAAGATGTTCACTGTTCCAAAGGATAAAAGAACAGAGGAATATTTAACCGGTAAATTTGGATAG
- the pstC gene encoding phosphate ABC transporter permease subunit PstC produces the protein MTSVDRSERNFTKILTISAIIIVVLLLAVFLTLVIASLPSIKTFGLKFFFGKTWDASAEKFGALPFLVGTLLTSFLSLLISIPFSISISIFLGEYLKEGPIPTFLRSSIEVLAGIPSVIYGLWGLFLLMPFVRSLEVLFGTAPHGVGILTSALVLAIMIIPFSASIGREVITLVPSDLKEAAYSLGATRFEVIKNIIIPYARSGIIAGILLALGRAIGETMAVTMLIGNSNFLPTSIFSPANTMASVIANEFAEATGITASSLMYVGLVLFLVTMVVNIMGTYIIKKVSIEASKEVT, from the coding sequence ATGACAAGCGTAGATAGATCAGAACGGAATTTCACAAAAATTCTTACCATTTCAGCCATAATAATTGTTGTATTGCTCCTGGCTGTGTTTCTAACGCTGGTTATTGCATCTTTACCATCTATAAAGACCTTTGGGCTCAAATTCTTTTTTGGAAAGACCTGGGATGCCTCTGCAGAAAAGTTCGGAGCCCTTCCATTTCTCGTAGGGACTCTCCTTACCTCATTTTTATCACTTTTGATCTCCATCCCCTTTTCTATCTCCATCTCAATTTTTCTTGGTGAATATCTTAAAGAAGGACCAATTCCCACGTTCTTGCGGAGCTCCATAGAGGTACTCGCTGGTATACCTTCTGTTATATATGGCCTGTGGGGCTTGTTTCTTCTAATGCCGTTTGTAAGATCACTTGAGGTTCTGTTTGGTACAGCACCTCATGGTGTGGGGATACTTACATCTGCTCTGGTACTTGCGATTATGATAATACCTTTTTCAGCATCTATCGGGAGGGAGGTAATCACCCTTGTTCCTTCTGATTTGAAGGAGGCTGCCTATTCCCTCGGTGCAACAAGATTTGAAGTGATAAAAAATATTATCATCCCCTATGCACGGTCCGGAATCATTGCGGGTATATTGCTTGCATTAGGGAGGGCAATAGGAGAAACCATGGCTGTCACAATGCTTATCGGGAACAGTAATTTTCTTCCCACCAGTATATTCAGTCCCGCCAATACTATGGCAAGTGTTATTGCCAATGAATTTGCAGAGGCAACAGGCATAACAGCGTCCTCTTTAATGTACGTGGGGCTTGTACTCTTTCTTGTCACTATGGTTGTCAATATAATGGGCACCTATATCATCAAAAAAGTCAGCATTGAAGCTTCAAAAGAGGTGACATAA
- a CDS encoding HD domain-containing protein yields MAVSPDVLKKKITEQEVIKKIFNYPFTGMVYLVGGAIRELLLGKIPKDYDFALGEQKDLKRFEEAFGTPAFMLGKKPIQTHRIVIKDASIDITFLKNTIEEDLARRDFTMNAIAYDVREDKIIDTLHGIEDIKKRIIKYPERDTIKNDPLRMLKAIRHFSTLKGFSLHNELIETIKELKHLINQTAPERIKYEMDYIISSENAFIGMKMMEHVGLLFEIFPELYSLRQMDEEKGFVLETYGHTIDGFKYLKKYNQPYSLDEKTFKNVGYALLFHDLGKAYTFSCDEKKGVVHFLYHERFSKEIASVIMERLRFSSQEIKTILKLIENHMRIFLISNKESTEKATRRLVYKMGELTPSLILLTICDMYGSSGGKNNVSTKQVKRRCNDIFNAYQEWKRKPLPKIINGNDLLSIGFTEGPVIGKCLDEIREKQISGEIQEKEVALNYARTFLKS; encoded by the coding sequence TTGGCAGTATCTCCTGATGTTCTTAAAAAGAAAATAACAGAACAAGAGGTAATAAAAAAGATTTTCAACTATCCCTTTACCGGCATGGTCTACCTTGTCGGAGGTGCTATAAGAGAGCTGCTCTTAGGAAAAATACCAAAAGACTACGATTTTGCCCTTGGAGAACAAAAAGATTTAAAAAGGTTCGAGGAGGCATTTGGAACACCAGCCTTCATGCTCGGAAAAAAACCCATACAGACACACAGGATAGTAATAAAAGATGCCTCCATAGATATTACCTTTTTGAAAAACACCATTGAAGAAGATTTAGCGAGAAGGGATTTTACCATGAACGCAATTGCCTATGATGTGAGAGAAGATAAAATTATCGATACCCTCCATGGGATAGAAGACATTAAAAAAAGGATAATAAAGTATCCTGAAAGGGATACGATAAAAAACGACCCATTAAGAATGCTAAAGGCAATTCGCCATTTCTCAACATTAAAAGGTTTTTCACTGCATAACGAATTAATAGAAACAATCAAGGAGCTTAAACACCTCATTAACCAGACAGCTCCGGAGAGGATAAAATATGAGATGGATTATATAATATCCTCTGAAAATGCCTTCATCGGCATGAAGATGATGGAGCATGTTGGTCTCCTATTTGAAATATTTCCCGAGCTGTACTCCTTAAGACAGATGGATGAAGAAAAGGGGTTTGTCCTTGAGACTTATGGACATACAATCGATGGATTTAAATATTTAAAAAAATATAATCAACCCTATTCACTTGATGAAAAAACATTTAAAAATGTTGGATATGCCCTGCTCTTCCATGACCTGGGAAAGGCTTATACGTTTTCCTGCGATGAGAAAAAGGGGGTGGTTCACTTCTTATACCATGAGAGGTTTTCTAAAGAAATTGCCTCAGTCATCATGGAAAGACTGCGGTTCAGCTCGCAGGAAATTAAGACAATCCTTAAACTCATTGAGAACCACATGAGGATATTTCTCATAAGTAATAAGGAATCGACTGAAAAGGCAACAAGGAGACTGGTTTACAAGATGGGTGAACTTACGCCATCCTTAATCTTACTCACCATATGTGACATGTATGGAAGTTCGGGAGGTAAGAACAACGTTTCTACAAAACAGGTAAAAAGGAGATGTAACGATATCTTTAATGCATATCAAGAATGGAAAAGAAAACCTTTACCAAAGATTATCAATGGCAACGATCTTCTCTCTATTGGTTTTACAGAAGGACCTGTAATAGGGAAGTGCCTCGATGAAATTAGAGAAAAACAGATCTCCGGAGAGATTCAAGAAAAAGAAGTGGCCCTAAATTATGCAAGGACGTTCCTAAAATCGTAA
- the phoU gene encoding phosphate signaling complex protein PhoU yields MLEERIIVLRKEIIEYATLAENMIDKSISGLLKKDNALLAEIIGKDEPRANDIEIFLDELCTTMIAQYQPKARDLRAILMALKMNNDLERVADHAVNISESGLFLIERRPVKPLIDIPRMAEISIKMLKDSITSYINEDAALAHNVCERDSIVDGLGDKILRELITIMGADPTTIECSLHLLIIARNLERIADLSTNICEDVIFMVEGKIIKHHNV; encoded by the coding sequence GTGTTAGAAGAAAGGATAATTGTCCTCAGGAAAGAAATTATTGAATATGCAACGCTTGCTGAAAATATGATTGATAAAAGCATAAGTGGGTTATTAAAAAAAGACAATGCGTTGCTTGCTGAAATAATAGGCAAAGATGAACCAAGAGCAAATGATATAGAAATTTTTTTAGATGAACTATGCACGACAATGATTGCACAATATCAGCCCAAGGCAAGAGATCTAAGGGCAATACTTATGGCATTAAAAATGAATAATGACCTGGAAAGGGTAGCGGATCATGCAGTGAATATATCCGAGAGTGGTCTTTTTTTAATAGAACGTCGCCCTGTAAAACCGTTGATTGATATACCAAGAATGGCAGAGATTTCAATAAAAATGCTGAAGGATAGCATCACCTCATATATAAATGAAGATGCTGCCCTGGCACACAATGTCTGCGAAAGAGACAGCATTGTAGATGGACTAGGGGATAAAATTTTAAGGGAACTTATCACGATTATGGGTGCAGACCCTACAACAATTGAGTGTTCCCTGCATTTACTAATTATTGCCCGCAATCTGGAACGTATAGCAGATCTCTCCACAAATATCTGTGAGGATGTAATATTTATGGTGGAGGGTAAGATAATTAAACATCACAATGTTTAG
- a CDS encoding translation elongation factor-like protein: MTKKEGNMEEIAVGKVVGYFSKIGVAAIKITSGELKIGDTIKIKGHTTDFEQVVESIQVEHVNVEKVEVGKDVGIKVKEKVKEHDTVYLLKE, translated from the coding sequence CTGACTAAAAAGGAGGGCAATATGGAAGAGATAGCCGTTGGAAAGGTTGTAGGGTATTTTTCAAAGATTGGGGTTGCTGCAATAAAAATAACGAGCGGGGAGCTTAAAATAGGCGATACAATAAAGATAAAGGGGCATACCACAGATTTTGAACAGGTAGTGGAATCCATTCAGGTGGAGCATGTAAATGTAGAGAAGGTAGAAGTAGGCAAGGATGTGGGTATAAAGGTAAAAGAGAAAGTAAAGGAACATGACACCGTATACCTGCTGAAGGAGTGA
- the pstA gene encoding phosphate ABC transporter permease PstA, giving the protein MKSDIRGRIIKDRIFKSLVTLLVFVSLLPLLLILYYITKNGISVINWEFLTQLPRPIGEAGGGVFNAIVGSIMLIIISSVFSIPFGITAGIYLSEKKEGKLCNIVRLCVVVLQGTPSIVIGIIAYIWIVAPIQSFSAFSGGIALGIMMLPVIIKTTEETLKLIPYHLKEASLALGVPYYKTILKVILPAGLSGILTGILLSVARITGETAPLLFTAFGNQFMNYNILKPIDSLPYRIFYYAMSPYPEWHAFAWGASFILVVVVLGFNLIARGIAIKWKVQF; this is encoded by the coding sequence ATGAAATCAGATATAAGGGGAAGGATAATAAAAGACAGAATCTTCAAAAGCTTGGTTACCCTTCTAGTTTTTGTATCTCTATTGCCCTTACTTCTTATTCTTTACTACATAACAAAAAATGGTATTTCAGTAATAAACTGGGAATTCTTAACCCAGCTTCCCCGTCCTATTGGTGAAGCAGGCGGAGGTGTTTTTAATGCCATCGTAGGTTCAATCATGCTTATAATAATTTCAAGCGTTTTTTCCATCCCCTTTGGCATTACAGCAGGGATCTATCTGTCAGAGAAAAAGGAAGGAAAACTTTGCAATATTGTCAGACTTTGTGTTGTGGTGCTTCAGGGAACGCCGTCAATCGTAATAGGTATCATTGCATATATATGGATAGTTGCTCCCATTCAGAGTTTCTCTGCCTTTTCAGGAGGAATTGCCCTTGGAATAATGATGCTGCCAGTTATTATAAAAACCACAGAAGAAACCCTTAAATTAATCCCTTATCACTTGAAGGAGGCCTCCCTTGCCCTCGGAGTACCTTATTATAAGACGATCCTTAAAGTGATTTTGCCGGCAGGCTTAAGCGGCATATTAACAGGCATATTGCTCAGCGTTGCAAGAATTACAGGGGAAACAGCGCCACTTCTTTTTACTGCCTTCGGAAATCAGTTTATGAACTATAATATTCTAAAACCCATAGACTCTCTGCCCTATCGCATTTTTTACTATGCCATGAGCCCATATCCTGAATGGCATGCCTTTGCATGGGGTGCTTCATTTATTCTCGTTGTTGTTGTTCTGGGTTTTAATCTCATTGCAAGGGGAATAGCAATAAAATGGAAAGTACAATTTTAA